A genomic window from Nicotiana sylvestris chromosome 11, ASM39365v2, whole genome shotgun sequence includes:
- the LOC104219130 gene encoding probable flavin-containing monooxygenase 1, with protein sequence MENKRVAIIGAGISGLLACKYTLEKGFIPIVFEASNEIGGVWTQTIESTRLQSPKRTFEFTDFPWPSSVRGRYPHNTDVLKYIEAYSQHFELLPYIQLNTKVIGIDYVGVSDEEMDSWDFWSGNGKPFGSKGKWHILVQHAEDFTTQDYEVEFLILCVGRYSGLPNIPEFPIGEGPDVFYGTVIHSMEYSAMDNESARELIKGKSIAVIGSQKSAIDIAAECAAANGPGNPCTLVQRTIAWALPSGCFWWGINLGFLYGSRFSELLVHKPGQNIIYSALATLLSPLRWGFSKFVESYLRWNLPLKKYNMVPKQSFLQDMSSCKAFLLPENFYGKVEEGSIILKQTQCFSFYKQGLIIDGEVDEPIKADLVIFATGYKGQEKLKNMFASKSFQNYIMGSPKSIVPLYRHIIHPRIPQLAIIGYSGSITNLHTSEMRCQWLAHFLDQTFKLPSIKEMEKEIEMWEIYMKKYAGKEYKRACIAALHIWYNDQLCKDIGCNNRRKKSFYDEWFQPYVQSDYVGLSPN encoded by the exons ATGGAGAATAAGAGAGTAGCTATTATTGGAGCTGGAATCAGTGGACTTCTTGCATGCAAATACACATTAGAAAAAGGCTTTATTCCTATAGTTTTTGAAGCTTCAAATGAAATTGGAGGAGTTTGGACTCAAACTATTGAATCAACTAGACTTCAAAGTCCAAAGAGAACgtttgaattcactgattttCCTTGGCCTTCTTCAGTTAGAGGAAGATATCCTCATAATACTGATGTTTTGAAGTATATTGAGGCTTATTCTCAACATTTTGAGTTGCTTCCTTATATTCAGTTGAATACAAAAGTCATTGGTATAGATTATGTTGGAGTTTCTGATGAAGAAATGGATTCTTGGGATTTTTGGAGTGGAAATGGGAAACCCTTTGGCTCTAAGGGGAAATGGCACATTTTGGTGCAACATGCTGAGGACTTCACCACTCAG GATTATGAAGTAGAATTTTTGATTCTATGCGTTGGGAGGTATAGTGGTCTACCAAATATCCCAGAGTTCCCTATAGGTGAAGGGCCTGATGTTTTTTATGGGACAGTAATACATTCTATGGAGTATTCAGCTATGGACAATGAAAGTGCTAGAGagttaattaaagggaaaagtatTGCAGTTATTGGCTCTCAGAAATCAGCTATAGATATTGCTGCTGAATGTGCTGCTGCTAATG GTCCTGGAAATCCTTGTACATTGGTTCAAAGGACAATAGCATGGGCTCTTCCGAGTGGTTGCTTTTGGTGGGGAATTAATCTTGGATTTCTATATGGTAGCCGCTTTTCAGAGCTCTTGGTTCACAAGCCtggccaaaacatcatttacagtGCCTTGGCCACCCTACTTTCCCCTCTG AGATGGGGTTTTTCAAAATTTGTGGAGAGTTACCTTAGATGGAATCTTCCATTGAAGAAGTACAATATGGTACCAAAACAAAGCTTTCTTCAAGATATGTCTTCTTGCAAAGCATTCTTATTACCTGAGAATTTCTATGGAAAAGTGGAAGAAGGAAGCATTATTCTTAAGCAAACACAGTGTTTCTCTTTCTACAAACAAGGATTGATTATTGATGGAGAAGTTGATGAGCCTATAAAAGCTGACCTTGTTATATTTGCTACTGGATATAAAGGTCAAGAGAAGCTGAAGAATATGTTTGCCTCAAAAAGTTTTCAAAACTACATAATGGGTTCACCTAAATCAATTGTTCCTCTTTACAG GCACATAATACATCCAAGAATACCACAACTAGCAATAATAGGATACTCAGGAAGCATAACAAATCTTCACACATCTGAGATGAGGTGTCAATGGCTAGCACATTTTCTTGACCAAACTTTCAAGTTGCCAAGCATAAAAGAGATGGAAAAAGAGATTGAAATGTGGGAAATTTACATGAAAAAATATGCAGGGAAAGAGTATAAAAGAGCTTGCATTGCAGCTTTACATATTTGGTACAATGATCAATTGTGCAAAGACATTGGGTGCAACAATAGAAGAAAGAAGAGTTTCTATGATGAGTGGTTTCAACCATATGTGCAGTCTGATTATGTTGGATTAAGTCCTAATTAA